Part of the Leclercia sp. AS011 genome is shown below.
GACCACCACCGCAAACTCCTCGCCCCCCATCCGCGCCACCAGTCCCTCGTTCCCTACCGTCTCCTGCACTTTACGCGCAAAGGCCGCGAGCACGGTATCGCCACACTCGTGACCGAAGTTGTCATTGATGCTTTTGAAATAGTCGATATCCAGCAGCATCACGGTCAGCAGCGGGCTTTTACGTGTGCCCTCATCGCGCTTCAGGGCCTCGTACAGCCCGGACCGGGAGTACACCTGGGTCAGGAAATCATAATCGGCGCGCAGGGAGACCTGGCGGATCAGCGAGTTGATCGCCGCCATGCTGACCGAGACCATCACCGGGCAGACAGCCATAGTGGCGATCCCCAGCCGGGCAGAGAACATCATCGGCGTGGTGATCGGCGTGGTCGCCAGAATGGTAATGATGGAGTTGCCGACCAGGGTGATCTCCACCGCCCCGGTGACAAAGGTCAACAGGCAGGTCGCTGGTAGTGAATAGCGCACCGCGCACCAGATCAAGGCTGGCATTGGAAACGCCAGCGCACCGGCCCCGCCAATTGCCACCGAGGCCGCCACCGAGATAATCAGTAACACCACCGGCATCAGATGGCTGGCCCGCAGGGTCCGCTTAAAGGTGGGCCAGGTGATGGTCAGCATGCAGGGAACAATCAGTACCCCGGTGGAAAACTGTTCGCTAAACCAGTCGGCGACCAGCGGCCAGAAGGCGCGATTATCCACCCCGCCCGACACCATCGCCCCGAGCAGCGCGCAGAGCAGCGCGGCCACCAGACAATAGTTAAACAACCGCAGGGCATTTACCGGATCCGGGGTGCGGTTTTTCAGCCGCCTGTCGCGCTGGACCAGCAGGGCAACCATGACGATAAACACCATATTCGAGAGGTTGATGCCCAGCGAGGTGATGCCCCAGTTGGTGGTGAGGGCGTCATAGACCAACATGGCGAAATACGATAGCGCATAATAGTGCGGCCGGTTCAGGTAAGCGTAACGGGCAAATACCCCTGCCATGACGCCGTTTAGCGGCCAGAACATCGACAGTGATTCCACCAGACGCAGCTGCGCGCCAATAAAATAGAACAGCGTGGTCAGGACAAATATTCCCACCGCATTACGCAGGGGGCTTTCCGGCTGAAAAAGCGCGAATGTTCTGCTGGAGTCAGAAGACATGCAATATCAATCCATAGGGTTGCTTTTAACAATGATTTATCACCCGCGCGGGTGAATGTTAAAAGTTTGGGACTCATGTATATCACATCAGGGGGGGTACAATCACCACTCCGTTAAGGGGGCTTAACTGTCAGTCGTCAGCCCCCGGGTCGGATCCGGTTAATAGACCGAGCGGCCCAGCTTCTGGGTCAGACGCTCCAGCACCGCGACGCCGGCCAGGGAGTTCCCCGTCTCGTCCAGCTCCGGGCTCCAGACCGCAATCGCCATCTCGTGCGGCACAATCGCCACCACCCCGCCACCAACCCCCGATTTGGCAGGCAGCCCCACGCGCCAGGCAAACTCACCGGCATTCTGATACATGCCGCTGGTGGCCATCAGGGCATTCACCTGCCGGGCCTGCATCGACGTGACCACCGGCTCTGAGAGGTGCGGCGCATAGCCCTGGGCGGCCAGAAACAGAAAGGTGTCGGCCAGTTCAACGCAGTTCATCTTCAGGGCGCAGTAGTGGAAGTAGTTTTGCAGCACCGTCGAGACATCGTTATGGAAATTGCCGAACGACTTCATCAGCCAGGCGATCGCCGCATTGCGCGCCGAGTGTTCGAACTCTGATTTAGCCACCAGGGTGTCGTAAGCAATATCGCTGACCCCGGAGAGCTGGCGCACAATCTCCAGCATCCGCTGACGCGGGGCGCTGAGACGGCTTTGCAGCATATCGCACACCACCAGCGCCCCGGCGTTGATAAACGGGTTGCGCGGTTTGCCCTGCTCGATCTCCAGCTGCAGCAGAGAGTTAAACGGCTGGCCGGAGGGATCTTTCCCTACCCGCTGCCAGATCTCGTCTTCGTCATACTGACGCATGGCCGCCACCAGGCTGAGCACTTTTGAGATCGACTGAATGGAGAAACGTTCGGTGGCATCCCCGGCCTGGAAGCGCTGACCATCGACGGTACGAATGGCAATCCCGAGCTTGTTGCCGTTGACCGAGGCAAGCGCCGGAATGTAATCGGCCACTTTGCCCTGGCCCAGTAAGGGACGTACTTGCGCCAGAATGGCGTCCAGCATCTGATTATTGATGTTCGCAGCCATCGGTTGCTCCTTGCTCACAGGCCAAAAACGGCCTGCGAGTATAACAGAGGCTGATGGATGACGTCAGGCAGGAAGTCGGAACCGCGAAACCGCCTGTAACAGCAGGCCGGATTCATCATGCAGTCGCCGGGAGGCCTCGGAGGCGGTGTTCACCAGTTCATCGGTCTGGTGCGCCACCTGGTTCAGGGCCTGTAGCTGGCCGGTCATGCGGTGAATGCTGTCCCCCTGGCTGAGGGTCGCCACGGAGATCTCATTCAGTAAGCTACAGAGATTGCCCACCAGACCAATCACCTGCTGGAGATTATCCTCCAGCCGGGTCACCGCTTTCGAGCCATCTTCGATGCCCTGTAGCGAGTGATTAATCAGCTGCTGAATGGTTTGCGTCGAGTGGCTGCTCTTACGCGCCAGCAGCCCCACTTCCCGCGCCACCACCGCAAAACCGCGCCCCTGATTCCCGGCGTGCGCCGCTTCGATAGCCGCGTTCAGGGCCAGAATATTGGTCTGAAACGCCACGTTATCGATGATCGCCACAATGCCGCGCATTTCAGAAGAACGCGCCACAATCGCCGCCATCGAGGCGTTCACCGTCTCCATCATACGATCGCCGCCCGCCGCCATCTCCCGCGCCTCGTCTGCCCGCGTGCTCGCCAGTCTGGCGTAGCCGCTGTTGCCCTCGACATGGGTCTCCAGGTCGGCAATGTGCGCCGTGACCTCTTTCAGCTCCTGCGCCTGACGCGCCGACTGGTGATAGAGCTTCTGATTGCCCTCCGCCAGCGACCCGATATTGGTCACCATCGAGGTGGTCGCCTCGCTGACCTGCGTCACCAGCTGCTGCAGGCCCTGTTGCAGGGTATCGACGCTGTCGCCAAGCTGCGCCATCTCGCGGTTAAAGCGTTTCACGCCCGGCGGCGGCGCGGAGAGATCCCCCGCCGCCAGCAGATTGATATGGGCGATAAGCCGACGCAGCGGCACGATCACCCAGCGCGACATCGCAAACCACACCGCTACGGCGATCGCCAGTAGCACCACCGGGGCCAGTAAGAACAGGGATTGCAGGCTGGAGAGGCTGGCGGTCAACAACTGACGCCCCTCTGCGGCGCGCTGGACGCTGGCCTGCTGATAGCGGGCGTAGTTGTCATTGAAGTCCGCCTGAAATGCCTGCGCGGGGACCGCGAAGAAGGCGTCAATCGACTGGCTATTGACCAGCCCGTCGGCCTGTTCACGGATAGCATCGAAGAACAGCTGATAGCTGGTGAGCAGCGCCTCATCCCGCGGGGGCTGCATCGCCTGCCAGGCCTGCCACGCCTGCTGAGAATCCCGCAGCGCCAGCTGGGCCTCGTCCATCAGGCTGTGCCAGCTCCCGTCCGAACCGGTCTCTTTATCCTGCATAAAGTAAACCCCCGCCCGATTGAGCAGATCGCTCGCCGCCAGCAGCGAGATCCGCGCCTGATCGACTTTGGCCTGTTGCAGGTACGCCATCTGATTACGCTGTTCATTGCGCTGGGCATCCCGCAGCGAGACGGAGAGGAAAATCGAGGATGAGATTTGTACGGCAGAGAAGAGCCCGATAATGCAGAAGATCCCCGCCAGCAAACCAAACTGCCGGGGAGTAATGCGGCGATAAATTTTGCTTAAGTTCATAAATGTATTCATTAACAATGCCTTAGACGTGGGCGAGTCTACGCAGTGAAAATGACAGAACTATTTCAGGGAGATGACAGCGGGAAGGAACGCCCGGCGGCGCGGCGCTTGCACGGTCCTACAGATTTTGTAGGCCGGGTAAGCGCTGCGCCACCCGGCAGATGCACATTGTTAAACCCGGTCTTTCCACACCGTCTGCACATTGCAGAACTCATGCAGGCCGAAGTGCGACAGCTCCCGGCCAAAGCCGCTCTTCTTCACCCCACCAAAGGCCACGCGGGCATCGCTGGCGCTGTAGCCGTTGATAAACACCCCGCCGCACTCAAGCTGGCGGGCAAAGCGATCCGCTCTCTCAGCGCTGGCGGTAAACACTGTGGCAGAGAGCCCGAAATCGCTGTCGTTCGCCAACGCCAGGGCATGATCGGCATCGGTTGCCACGGTGATGGCCGCCACCGGGCCAAACAGCTCCTGACGGAAGGCGGTCATCGTCGGAGTGACATTCCCCAATACGGTCGGCGCATAGTAGTTCCCTGCCCCCGCCAGCTTCTCGCCGCCCAGCAGCAGGGTCGCCCCTTCGGCAAGCGTAGCCTGCACCTGCTGATCCATCTCGTCGCGCAGATCGAAACGCGCCATTGGCCCCAGGTAATTCTCTTCTGCGTCCGGTGCCCCCATTTTCAGGGCCGCGGTGGCCTCAACAAAGCGACGGCTGAACTCGTCGGCAATCCCCGCTTCGACGATAAAGCGTTTGGCGGCGGCGCAGACCTGCCCGGTGTTCTGATAGCGCCCGGTCACCGCCGCTTTCACCGCCAGATCGAGGTCGGCATCGTTGAGGACGATAAAGGGATCGGATCCCCCCAGCTCCAGCACGCATTTTTTCAGCGCCGCCCCGGCCTGAGCGCCAATCGCCGCCCCGGCCCGCAGGCTGCCGGTAACGGTCACCGCCGCAATGCGCGGATCGGCAATCATCTGGCTTACCCCGTCGTTGGTGGCATTCAGCTGACTAAACACACCCTGCGGGAATCCGGCGTCATTAAAGATGGCATCAATCAGGGTCGCGGCGCCCAGCACGTTCGGGGCGTGTTTCAGCAGATAGCTGTTGCCCGCGAGGATAATCGGCACCGCGCCGCGCAGTACCTGCCATAGCGGGAAGTTCCACGGCATCACCGCCAGCACCGGGCCCAGCGGGCGATATTCAATCACCGCATCCGCCACCTGCGTCGCCTCGGTAGCGAGCATCGCCGGGCCATGTTCGGCATACCAGTCGCAAAGCCCGGCGGATTTCGCCACCTCCCCGCGCGCCTGGGCAATAGGTTTGCCCATCTCGCGAGTGATCATCTGAGCCATCTCTTCGCCACGGTTGCGCAGCACGGTACCCAGATCGCGCAGTTTTTGCGCACGCGCCGCCACCGGGACGCTGCGCCACTGGCGAAAAGCGGCATCGGTCCGGGCAAGGGCTTGTTCAACGTCGGTGGCGGTCGCCCACGGCCAGACGGCCAGGGTTTCGCCGTTTGCCGGGTTAACAGATAAAGCATGAGTGGCAGAAGGTATAGTCATGATCGGCTCCGTGTAATAACAGTTGCTACAGTGTGGCCTGGTCTGTTATTTCTTAAAAATGAATAATAGTGACCACCTTATTCACGATACGAGAATGATATGGATCTGACCCAGCTGGAAATGTTCAACGCCGTCGCCCAGACCGGCAGCATCACCCTGGCCGCGCAGAAGGTGCATCGCGTGCCCTCAAACCTCACCACCCGCATCAAGCAACTGGAAGCCGACCTCGGGGTAGAGCTGTTTATCCGCGAGAACCAGCGGCTGCGCCTCTCCCCCGCGGGGCACAATTTTTTGCGCTACAGCCGACAGATCCTCGCCCTGGTGGATGAGGCCCGGATGGTGGTGGCCGGTGATGAACCCCAGGGGCTGTTTACCCTCGGGTCGCTGGAGAGCACGGCGGCGGTGCGTATTCCGGCCTCGCTGGCGCAGTTTAACCAGCGCTATCCGCGCATTCAGTTTGCGCTGGCGACGGGTCCATCGGGGATGATGATCGACGGCGTGCTGGAGGGGACCCTGAGCGCCGCTTTTGTTGACGGGCCCTTAACCCACCCGGAGCTGGAGGGGATGCCGGTCTACCGGGAAGAGATGATGCTGGTGGTACCCGCCGGTCAGCCGAAGGTCGAGCGGGCTCTGGCCGTCAGCGGACGGGATATCTACGCCTTTCGCGCCAACTGCTCCTATCGTCGCCATTTTGAGAGCTGGTTTCATGCGGATCGCGCCACGCCCGGGCGCATTCATGAGATGGAGTCCTACCACGGCATGCTGGCCTGCGTGATTGCCGGTGCCGGAATTGCGCTGATGCCGCGCTCGATGCTGGAAAGCATGCCCGGTCATCAGCAGGTGGAAGCCTGGCCGCTGGCAGAGAACTGGCGCTGGCTCACCACCTGGCTGGTGTGGCGTCGCGGGGCGATGACTCGCCAGCTCGAAGCCTTTATAGCACTGCTAAACGAAGGTCAGCCACCAGCACCTTCTCCATAAACAGGCTCAGGGGGTCGGGCGCATACGGGGGAAACGCCTCGCACAGCTGATACCCGCAGCGCTCATACAAATGAATGGCCGCCTGCTGTTTAATCCCCGTCTCCAGTCGCAGCGTGTGACAGCTGCGGCTGAGCGCTTCATCTTCCAGCGCCGCCAGCAGTTTTTCCCCCAGCCGCTGCCCGCGATGGGTCGGATCGATATAGACCCGCTTCATCTCCCCGCTGCCGTCGCCGTTGAGTACGATGGCCCCGCAGCCGACGGCGTTAAGCTGGCGATCGCGGATCACCATCATGATCAAACTGTGTTCCGGCAGCCCGGTCAGATCCAGCAGATGGTTGCTTTCCGCCGGATAGAGCGCGCTCTGGTAGCTGTCGAGATCGGCAATCAGGGTGGTGATATCCGGATGGGCGGGCGATTCTGAGGTAATGGAATACATGGCAGGCTCCTTTTGTCGTTTTTCTCCACCCTAACGCCGGGCGGCTACGTTGCGGGCATATTTTTAACTTATAACTGCCGCCAGCCATTGCACGCCTCGCGCCTGCGGCGTAAGTTTGGGCCCAGTCACGGTTAAAATGTCAGGAAAAACAATGAACACCAAAGCCCGTAAAGTGATGATTATTGGGGCCGGAAACGTCGGCACCTCCGCCGCCTATGCCCTGCTGAACCAGAATATTTGTGAAGAGCTGCTGCTGGTGGATATCAACCAGCAGCGCAGCGAAGGTCACGCCTGGGATCTGTCGGATGCCGCCGCCTATATGCCCGGGATGATGACCATCTCCACCCGCGAGGCGAGCGACTGTGCCGATGTGGACATCGCGGTGATCACCGTCTCCGGCGGTGCCCTCAAGCCGGGGCAGACGCGGCTGGATGAGCTGAACGCCACGGCCCGCATTGTGAAAAGCATTGTGCCGCAGATGATGACCGGTGGGTTTAACGGCATTTTTCTGATCGCCACTAACCCGTGCGACATCATCACCTGGCAGGTGTGGCAGCTCTCCGGCCTGCCGCGCCATCAGGTGATTGGCACCGGCGTCTGGCTGGATACCACCCGCCTGCGCCGCACCCTGGCACAGGCGCTGGATATCGGTGCCCAGAGCATCGACGCCTTTATTCTGGGCGAGCACGGAGATACGCAGTTCCCGGTCTGGTCACATTCGGCGGTCTACGGCTCGCCCATTGCCGACGTGTATCAGCGCCACACTGGCAAAACGCTGGATTTTGATGAGCTGGCCGAGCGCGTGCGCAAACAGGGCTTTGAGATCTATGCCCGCAAGGGCTGCACGGAGTACGGTATCGCCGCCACTATCGCCGAGATCTGCCGCAATATCTTCACCGGCAGCCACCGGGCGCTGGCGATCTCCTGCATTCTGGACGGTGAGTATGGCGTGGATGGCGTGGCGATTGGCGTCCCGGCGGTGCTGGCCCAGAGCGGCGTCCAGCAGATCATAGAGCTGAAGCTTGCAGACGACGAATTAGAAAAATTCCGCCATTCGGCGGAGGTGATCAGAGCCAATATCGCCCGTCTGCCCTGAATCCTAAGGGGCCAGGGTCAGAGTGGCATCAAGCTGGCTTAGGGTCTGCTGCACCCCTTCGTCCAGCCGTTTATCGGTAACGATATCGGTGAGAGTGTTGAGGTGAGCCACGTTAAACAGCGACCAGGCACCGTATTTCGAGCTGTCGGCCAGCAGCACCCGGCGGCGGGCATTGGCGATCAGATCCCGCTTGAGGGCCGCTTTCTCTTCCGTCGGGGAGGTAATGCCGCGCTCCAGATCCCAGCCGTTACAGCTGACAAAAGCGATATCCGGCCAGACGTTTTGCAGTAGGCGGCGGCCGTGCTCGCCGATGCAGGACTGGCTGGAGTCGTCGATGCGCCCGCCAATGATCGTCACCTCGATCTGCTTAAACTCCGAGAGAAACAGGGCGATATGCAGATCGCTGGTGATCACGCGCAGCGGGAGATGGGTCAACTGGCGCGCCAGTTCGATCATGGTGGTGCCCGCATCGAGCACCACCGCGTCACCGGCTTTGACAAAGCTGGCTGCCGCGCAGGCAATGGCGTGTTTTTCCGCCAGGCTGCGCTGCATCTTTTCGCTGGTGGTGGGCTGCGAAGGAATAAACCGGTTCAGGGTCACGCCGCCATGCGTGCGGCTGATCACCCCCTCCTGATCGAGCTTAATCAGATCCCGGCGAATAGTCGCGGGCGAGGCATCCGTCGCCGCCACCAGCTGATCCACCGTCACCAGATTGTGCCCTTTCAGGTAGTCCATTATCTGTTCTAACCGGCTATATCCCTTCATATTATTCCCGTGTGATTTGCATCGCTAACTGGATAGAAACCGTCATGCTCTCAGACTTCGCTTTACCTGTCCACGCAATGTCGAACGCGGTGCCATGGTCGGCAGAAGTGCGGATAAACGGCAGCCCGGCGGTGATATTCACCCCGTCGTAAAAACCGAGTAATTTTAACGGGATATGCCCCTGATCGTGATACATCGCCACCACCATGTCATACATCCCTTCGTGGCACTGCATAAAGACCGTGTCCGGCGGGCATGGCCCTGACACATTCAGCCCTTTCGCCTTCATCGCCTCTACCGCCGGGCCGACAATCTTGATCTCTTCGTCGCCAAACAGACCGTTCTCCCCGGCGTGCGGGTTGACCCCGGCCACGGCGATACGCGGATTTTTATACCCCACGCGCTTAAGGAAGGTGTCCGCAATGCCAATCACGGTTTTTACCCGATCCTGGTTGAGGGTATCAAGGAATTTGCGCAACGCGATATGGGTGGTGATGTGAATGACCTTTAACTGGTCGGTATAGAGCACCATCGCGTAATCCTTGCTGTCGGTGAGGTGCGCCAGCAGTTCGGTATGGCCCGGATAGTGATGACCCGCCAGATGCAGCGCCTCTTTGTTCAGCGGCGCGGTAGCAATGGCTTTCACCTCGCCCGCCATCGCCAGCTCGGTGGCGCGACGCACGCAGCGGTAGGCCAAATCCCCGGCCTGGGCCTGCACCACGCCGGGCTGTAACGCCTCGGGATCTGCCAGCGGCTCGTCCAGCACGTTGATGATGGACGGCCCGAACTGCGCCTCGCTGACGCGGGTAATCACGCGTAACTCCGCCGGAGCGGTGATGCCCTTCTCAAGCACCCGTTGCAGGGTACGGGCACAGCCGACCACCACGACCGGCGCGCCGGACAGCTCGCCTTCAGTCAGGGATTTGATAATGATCTCCGGGCCGATGCCCGCCGGGTCGCCCATGGTTACAGCAATGATATTAGTCACTCATCTTCTCCTCGATAAAATGCAAAACCTCAAGCAGCGTGGTTGCAGTACCAAAACCGCCCGCTTTCGTCATAACTGGCCCCTGCCAGCGACAACCCAAAAATCGACCAAACGGCACGCACTGCGCCACTTGTCCGCGTATGGCAAAACCTTGCGCGCCGAGCGCGCTGGCAACCGCCATCGCCACGTCGCCCCCGGAGACATACAGCGCCGCCGGGTTATGGTGCTCCAGCACCTTGCGTGTTAACTCCCCGAGAAACGCGCTGATGGTCTCCCCCAGCGCGGCGCGGCTTAATCCGCGCTGCTGACACAGGGCGTCGATCTGATGCCGGGCCTGGGTATCGGCGCAGGTATGCACCACGCAGTGCTGACCTGCCGTCAGCGCTGCGGCGATCTGCTCCTCATACCCCGCCATCGCGTGGTTAAACACATCATTGATATCAATCAGTACCCTGCTGACATTGCGTTGACTGCGCACCCGCTGGATCTGCTCCTGAGCAATCTCACTCATCGAACCGATTACCGCCAGCAGCTGACGCGGCGTGGCGAGACGGCGGGCCAGGGCATCGCACAGCCCGGCGGAGCCTACCAGCAGCGGACGCTCCTCGCAGGCGAAGGCGGCGTTGATAATCTGGTCCAGCTCGTCGTCACTTTGGGCATCAACAATCACCAGTTGCGCATCGCCCTGCAGGGCCACCGTCAGCTGGGCCGGGTTGACGACCAGGCTGGTAAGGGCGGTTTGTTCCGCCAGTACGGCGGCAATATGGGCATGGCGCACCGGGGTTTTGGGGTCGCTGGCAAATTCGGTCTCCGTGACCGGGACGCCCTTCACCAGGCAGATGCCGTTTTGGGTGGTGCGCCCCGCCGCCGGGAAGGCCGGGGCGATGATGGCCTGACGCTGACCGCTGAGACGCAGCAGCGCCGCCACTTCCGCCCCGGGGTTGCCCCGCAGGGTGGAGTCGATTTTCTTCACCAGCCATTTTGCGCCGTCAATCTCGTCGGCGTAGCGCGTCAGCTTTTCAGCGGCCTCTGATGCCCCGAGCGCCCGACTGTCGCTATTAATAACCAGCGCATCGGTGTCGCCGGTAAAGGGTGTCTGAAACGCGACGCTGACCTTTTTGCCGCTTAACGCCAGGCTGACGCCCGCGTCATTGGCACCGGTAAAGTCATCGGCGATCACCACCACTTCTCTGTTCAGGTTGTTCACTTACATCCCCAAAGGTTAGCCTTTCCTGTTAATGATTATATTCAATCATGATTGATTATATGTGAGCAAGATCAAGTTATTCGGTTTGCGAATAAATTATAAATTTAGACACACGATGACTGTGATTGCCTGGTTTGAGTGAAATCAATCACAGACACAGCAACAGGAGAGCAATGTGTTAACCATTAACAGTACGATTATCAGCGGTGCGGGTGCGATCCCGGCCCTCGCGCCCCTGCTGGCAGGCAAGACGCGCCTTTTACTGGTCACCGACGGCAATATCGCCCGTCTGGACGCCGCCCGCGCCATCCGCAGCCTGCTGGAAGCCGACAACCGCAGTGTGAGCGTGATTGAGAGCGTGCCGCCGGAGCCGACCAACCATGACGTCCGCGCCCTGCTGGCGGAGATCAACGACACCGCCTTCGATCTGGTGGTGGGCGTGGGCGGCGGCAGCGTACTGGATGTGGCCAAGCTGCTCTCCGTGCTGTGCCACCCTTCTTCACCGGGGCTGGACGCGCTGCTGGCGGGTGAAAAACCGACCCTTCGCCTCGCCTCTCTGTTGATCCCGGCCAGCGCCGGGACCGGCTCCGAAGCCACGCCAAACGCAATCCTCGCCATTCCCGAGCAGAGCACCAAAATCGGCATTATCTCCCCGGTGCTGCTGCCGGACTACGTGGCGCTGTTACCGGAACTCACCACCAGCATGCCGCCGCACATTGCGTCTTCAACCGGGATCGACGCCCTGTGTCACCTGATCGAGTGTTTTACTGCCACCGTGGCGAATCCGGTGAGCGATAACGCGGCGCTGATTGGCCTGCGTAAGTTGCTGAACAATATCGAAACCGCCTGCGCCGAGCCGCATAACCTGGCGGCGAAGCTGGAGATGCTGTGGGCCTCGTACTACGGCGGCGTGGCCATTGCCCATGCCGGAACCCATCTGGTGCACGCCCTCTCCTATCCGCTGGGCGGGAAGTATCACCTGCCGCACGGCGTGGCGAACGCC
Proteins encoded:
- a CDS encoding GGDEF domain-containing protein translates to MSSDSSRTFALFQPESPLRNAVGIFVLTTLFYFIGAQLRLVESLSMFWPLNGVMAGVFARYAYLNRPHYYALSYFAMLVYDALTTNWGITSLGINLSNMVFIVMVALLVQRDRRLKNRTPDPVNALRLFNYCLVAALLCALLGAMVSGGVDNRAFWPLVADWFSEQFSTGVLIVPCMLTITWPTFKRTLRASHLMPVVLLIISVAASVAIGGAGALAFPMPALIWCAVRYSLPATCLLTFVTGAVEITLVGNSIITILATTPITTPMMFSARLGIATMAVCPVMVSVSMAAINSLIRQVSLRADYDFLTQVYSRSGLYEALKRDEGTRKSPLLTVMLLDIDYFKSINDNFGHECGDTVLAAFARKVQETVGNEGLVARMGGEEFAVVVNTVSAQQGYGLAERIRTTIEQHPFNWRGQVLFLTVSIGLGNGKSDPWKRTEIFNRLMSEADDYLYRSKKAGRNRTSARMTEITTAVQNAAPSEQV
- the glsB gene encoding glutaminase B, with the protein product MAANINNQMLDAILAQVRPLLGQGKVADYIPALASVNGNKLGIAIRTVDGQRFQAGDATERFSIQSISKVLSLVAAMRQYDEDEIWQRVGKDPSGQPFNSLLQLEIEQGKPRNPFINAGALVVCDMLQSRLSAPRQRMLEIVRQLSGVSDIAYDTLVAKSEFEHSARNAAIAWLMKSFGNFHNDVSTVLQNYFHYCALKMNCVELADTFLFLAAQGYAPHLSEPVVTSMQARQVNALMATSGMYQNAGEFAWRVGLPAKSGVGGGVVAIVPHEMAIAVWSPELDETGNSLAGVAVLERLTQKLGRSVY
- a CDS encoding methyl-accepting chemotaxis protein; the encoded protein is MNLSKIYRRITPRQFGLLAGIFCIIGLFSAVQISSSIFLSVSLRDAQRNEQRNQMAYLQQAKVDQARISLLAASDLLNRAGVYFMQDKETGSDGSWHSLMDEAQLALRDSQQAWQAWQAMQPPRDEALLTSYQLFFDAIREQADGLVNSQSIDAFFAVPAQAFQADFNDNYARYQQASVQRAAEGRQLLTASLSSLQSLFLLAPVVLLAIAVAVWFAMSRWVIVPLRRLIAHINLLAAGDLSAPPPGVKRFNREMAQLGDSVDTLQQGLQQLVTQVSEATTSMVTNIGSLAEGNQKLYHQSARQAQELKEVTAHIADLETHVEGNSGYARLASTRADEAREMAAGGDRMMETVNASMAAIVARSSEMRGIVAIIDNVAFQTNILALNAAIEAAHAGNQGRGFAVVAREVGLLARKSSHSTQTIQQLINHSLQGIEDGSKAVTRLEDNLQQVIGLVGNLCSLLNEISVATLSQGDSIHRMTGQLQALNQVAHQTDELVNTASEASRRLHDESGLLLQAVSRFRLPA
- the sad gene encoding succinate-semialdehyde dehydrogenase, which codes for MTIPSATHALSVNPANGETLAVWPWATATDVEQALARTDAAFRQWRSVPVAARAQKLRDLGTVLRNRGEEMAQMITREMGKPIAQARGEVAKSAGLCDWYAEHGPAMLATEATQVADAVIEYRPLGPVLAVMPWNFPLWQVLRGAVPIILAGNSYLLKHAPNVLGAATLIDAIFNDAGFPQGVFSQLNATNDGVSQMIADPRIAAVTVTGSLRAGAAIGAQAGAALKKCVLELGGSDPFIVLNDADLDLAVKAAVTGRYQNTGQVCAAAKRFIVEAGIADEFSRRFVEATAALKMGAPDAEENYLGPMARFDLRDEMDQQVQATLAEGATLLLGGEKLAGAGNYYAPTVLGNVTPTMTAFRQELFGPVAAITVATDADHALALANDSDFGLSATVFTASAERADRFARQLECGGVFINGYSASDARVAFGGVKKSGFGRELSHFGLHEFCNVQTVWKDRV
- the ptrR gene encoding putrescine utilization regulator PtrR, translating into MDLTQLEMFNAVAQTGSITLAAQKVHRVPSNLTTRIKQLEADLGVELFIRENQRLRLSPAGHNFLRYSRQILALVDEARMVVAGDEPQGLFTLGSLESTAAVRIPASLAQFNQRYPRIQFALATGPSGMMIDGVLEGTLSAAFVDGPLTHPELEGMPVYREEMMLVVPAGQPKVERALAVSGRDIYAFRANCSYRRHFESWFHADRATPGRIHEMESYHGMLACVIAGAGIALMPRSMLESMPGHQQVEAWPLAENWRWLTTWLVWRRGAMTRQLEAFIALLNEGQPPAPSP
- a CDS encoding GNAT family N-acetyltransferase; the encoded protein is MYSITSESPAHPDITTLIADLDSYQSALYPAESNHLLDLTGLPEHSLIMMVIRDRQLNAVGCGAIVLNGDGSGEMKRVYIDPTHRGQRLGEKLLAALEDEALSRSCHTLRLETGIKQQAAIHLYERCGYQLCEAFPPYAPDPLSLFMEKVLVADLRLAVL
- a CDS encoding L-lactate dehydrogenase; translated protein: MNTKARKVMIIGAGNVGTSAAYALLNQNICEELLLVDINQQRSEGHAWDLSDAAAYMPGMMTISTREASDCADVDIAVITVSGGALKPGQTRLDELNATARIVKSIVPQMMTGGFNGIFLIATNPCDIITWQVWQLSGLPRHQVIGTGVWLDTTRLRRTLAQALDIGAQSIDAFILGEHGDTQFPVWSHSAVYGSPIADVYQRHTGKTLDFDELAERVRKQGFEIYARKGCTEYGIAATIAEICRNIFTGSHRALAISCILDGEYGVDGVAIGVPAVLAQSGVQQIIELKLADDELEKFRHSAEVIRANIARLP
- a CDS encoding DeoR/GlpR family DNA-binding transcription regulator codes for the protein MKGYSRLEQIMDYLKGHNLVTVDQLVAATDASPATIRRDLIKLDQEGVISRTHGGVTLNRFIPSQPTTSEKMQRSLAEKHAIACAAASFVKAGDAVVLDAGTTMIELARQLTHLPLRVITSDLHIALFLSEFKQIEVTIIGGRIDDSSQSCIGEHGRRLLQNVWPDIAFVSCNGWDLERGITSPTEEKAALKRDLIANARRRVLLADSSKYGAWSLFNVAHLNTLTDIVTDKRLDEGVQQTLSQLDATLTLAP
- a CDS encoding D-threonate 4-phosphate dehydrogenase, encoding MTNIIAVTMGDPAGIGPEIIIKSLTEGELSGAPVVVVGCARTLQRVLEKGITAPAELRVITRVSEAQFGPSIINVLDEPLADPEALQPGVVQAQAGDLAYRCVRRATELAMAGEVKAIATAPLNKEALHLAGHHYPGHTELLAHLTDSKDYAMVLYTDQLKVIHITTHIALRKFLDTLNQDRVKTVIGIADTFLKRVGYKNPRIAVAGVNPHAGENGLFGDEEIKIVGPAVEAMKAKGLNVSGPCPPDTVFMQCHEGMYDMVVAMYHDQGHIPLKLLGFYDGVNITAGLPFIRTSADHGTAFDIAWTGKAKSESMTVSIQLAMQITRE